The genomic DNA CTTTTCCTAATCGCTTTGTTCTTTCCTTTTGACTCCTTTATGTTGCTTGATTTGTACTgtacttggaacataagagcacacAAGTGGCCAACACTTTTTATCTCCGGGTTCTCCAAGAACCCATTTCTTCAAGCATCCATCCTCTCCAATGACTTTAACAGAGTCGTGAGTGAGGTCGCATATAGTTTTTCCTTCTTTATCAAAAACCACAGCAACTTTAttctcctcgtcaatgaagaaactctTATCTGAAAGACTCTCAAGATATTTTGTATCCATTGTGAAGAAATTGATCCATGACACATTGTTGGCCTCAATCTTAGTCGTAATCCATACCTCAAGCTTATATGTTTTACTTGTTTGAAATAAAGCCGcgatcttctcttctctaacacAAGATAGTGATGCAAACTGGTTACCCCAAGCACTAAACGGCAAATGAAGAAGcagtccaaatctctctcttgtgaaatcaaaacagattataCGATCAATGGGTCCATGTGCGTTTCGTTCTACAGCACCCCAATAAGTGTTTCCCTTGAGAGAGAGGCCACGGTCAGACATTATACGCCAGTGTGGAGAGACATCAAGAGTAATCCATGAATCAGAATCAAAATTGTAGATTTCATACCGTAAAGCAGGGTTGTCGGGGTGAAGTCTGAAATCATCTATAAACCTCAAGATCTTGAAGCTACGACAAGATCTGTTTTGGctattatttttgtatccaaGAGCATACTTGTAATAGTCTCGTCCTTTCAATGCACTTGCGCGGTTATATTTTCTGGTTTGGATCCACCTTGTTTCCCCCAAACTCGGATTCCAAACAACAATCTTAGTGTCATCGTCTTTCAAGATGCATAACAATAAACCCTCACAATGAAAGACTTGAGATATCTTGACTTGTTCTGAATCCTCTAGGCAAGTAAGTTTACCTAGAGACTTTATGGATAGATTGTCGTTCACGGCAATGCCCATTAAATGAACATTGTAATCCAACATCACAATCATCCGAGTCTCCCCTAATTCctttgctgcttcttcttctttggcaaTGCGCATCTCCATAAAGCTCCGGCTTTTGAACAAACCGTTCCACTTTTTGCAAGTTAATCTCACTGATCTCATTAATTTCCAAGGAACCCTAGAGACAATCTCCTCTACCAAATCCCTTGGA from Camelina sativa cultivar DH55 chromosome 7, Cs, whole genome shotgun sequence includes the following:
- the LOC104701191 gene encoding LOW QUALITY PROTEIN: peroxiredoxin-2A-like (The sequence of the model RefSeq protein was modified relative to this genomic sequence to represent the inferred CDS: inserted 1 base in 1 codon); the encoded protein is MAPIGVGDVVPDGTISFYDENDQLQTVSVHSLAAGKKVILFNVPGGFTPTCSMKLEPGFIEKTEELKSKGIDEIICFSVNDPFVMKAWGKTYPENKHVKFVSDGSGEFTHLLGLELDLKEKGIXFALLLDNLKVTVAIVDSDGEGPLFQLETMTMMLTWSMSNLPRDLVEEIVSRVPWKLMRSVRLTCKKWNGLFKSRSFMEMRIAKEEEAAKELGETRMIVMLDYNVHLMGIAVNDNLSIKSLGKLTCLEDSEQVKISQVFHCEGLLLCILKDDDTKIVVWNPSLGETRWIQTRKYNRASALKGRDYYKYALGYKNNSQNRSCRSFKILRFIDDFRLHPDNPALRYEIYNFDSDSWITLDVSPHWRIMSDRGLSLKGNTYWGAVERNAHGPIDRIICFDFTRERFGLLLHLPFSAWGNQFASLSCVREEKIAALFQTSKTYKLEVWITTKIEANNVSWINFFTMDTKYLESLSDKSFFIDEENKVAVVFDKEGKTICDLTHDSVKVIGEDGCLKKWVLGEPGDKKCWPLVCSYVPSTVQIKQHKGVKRKEQSD